The Lepus europaeus isolate LE1 chromosome 1, mLepTim1.pri, whole genome shotgun sequence genome contains the following window.
aataaaattctgttaTTTAAACCACCCCATCTATAGTACTTTGTTACAGTAGCACAAGCTGAGTAAGAGAAATTTGATCTCATTTTCAATAACCCcatacacacaccaaaaaaaaaaaaaatgcaagcttTAGTGCTATGCCTCTTATTAGTCACAAATTGCTTTTGACATGCTTCAAGATTGTATCTAATAAGCTAAGATGTGGAGACATTTCTGAGAAGCACCAAGGTACCCACACTGCTTCAAGTCTGTACCTTCTTATTCTACAGGTGAGCTGCTTGATGTAAAAGTCACTTGTGGGATACCAAAGGATGAATTTGATCCTTGAGAACATATACTTATACCAAACATTTTCAGAAAACTTGTTATTACCTGCATTCTTGTCAATGAAGAAAAACACACCTATTCCATCAAGATGTAGACCTGTTTTTAAATCCaagtttcttatttcattttttttagttaaaatgatTAATATGAATTCAATCTTACTAGAATCATATAAGCTACAATGTTATGCATTAGGGATCATGAAATTTAAAACCTTATGGAAGACAAGCAAGCAATGTGGTTATGAGAAATAAGCAATTAAAGTGAAACAGGGCATGTGCAGGTTCCCGCCAGCTAGAGAGGTCCTGCTCGACTCAAGTCGGCATGGGTTTATGATCTTCTGAATTCTTGATGTTGGAAAGGTGAAGTTTtatattttcctctttccttttttaaaaaagaaaatatttgtgggctggcattgtggtgcagcatgttaaactgctgcttgcaacactggcatcctgtatcagtcctggtttgagtcccagctgttccacttccagtccagctcctgcacAGGCTGATGTGGCTAAGAAAAAAAGTGGATCATGACCCAAGTACATAGATCCCTGACCCCATTCAGGAGATGCAGGTTAAGTTCCTGAATCTTGGCTTAGCCTGGCGCAACCCTGGCTGTTAAGGTTActtagggagtgagtcagcagattaaaaaaaattttctctctccatctctccctctgcctctgcactctgcctttcaaatatataaataagtaaataaatcttttctacgAAAAGGACATTTTATGAATCATAAAACACGTCTACTTACTGAAGTTAGCTCATTACTTTAATTTAACATCCTGGATTAGCTAAGAGTTCGTGACTCCAGATATATATGACCCCtagtaaaatacatatatatacatacatatatttttaaaataatctttcttatttgaaagatagagatggggagccctcatctgctggtttactcccctaaatgccgccaacagccaaggctggagcccaaagccagaagccaggaactcaaccttggttttccatatgagtggcaaggatcccactgcttgagccattacctgctacctcccagggtgcatgttagcaggaccAGGGTttgaacctaagcacttggataCGAGATGCAGAGATTCCCCAACTGGAGTCTTAACTGTCACAGCAAGTGCATGATTgaggccagtgttgcagatgtTAAAAGAAATCACCAGAGAGAGGTATGGAGGGCTTAACAGCCAAGGTGTTCCGTACATACAATGCCTCCATCACGCTACAGCAACAGCTAAAAGAACTCACAGCTCCGGATGAGAACATCCCAGCAAAGATCCTTTCTTACAACCGTGCCAGTCGAGCTGTTGCAATTCTTTGTAACCATCAGAGGGCACCACCCAAAACTTTTGAGAAGTCTATGATGAACTTGCAATCTAAGATTGATGCCAAGAAGGAACAGCTAGCAGATGCTTGGAGAGACCTGAAAAGCGCAAAGGCTGATGCCGAGGTCATGAAGGATGCTAAGACCAAGAAGGTGGTAGAGTCAAAGAAGAAAGCTGTGCAAagattggaagagcagctgctGAAGCTGGAAGTTCAGGCTACAGGCCGAGAAGAGAATAAACAAATTGCCTTGGGAACCTCCAAACTCAATTATCTGGACCCTAGGATCACGGTGGCTTGGTGCAAGAAGTGGGGCATCCCAATTGAGAAAATTTACAATAAAACCCAGCGGGAGAAATTTGCCTGGGCCATCAACATGGCTGATGAGGACTACGAGTTTTAGCCAGTCTCAAAGGGCAGGGTTCTGTGAAAAGGAACAGTGTGGTTTGGGGAAGATGGAAAAACTGTGAGCCTCACTTGCCCTCAcactggagggagagaggcagcaaGTCTTAACAAACCATCTTTGCAAAAAGAGAAACCTGGAGATATTATAAGGGAGAGCTGAGCCAGTTGTCCTATGGacaacttatttaaaaaatatttcagatatcaAAATTCTAGCTGtatgatttgttttttgtttttattttcaagaggGCAAATGGATGGGAATTTGTCAGCAATCTGCCAGACAAATTCACTATTTCACTGAAATGTTTGGATTCTCTTAGCTACTGTATGCAAAGTCCAATTATATTGGTGTGTTTTTACAGTTAGGGTTTTGCAATAACTtctatattttaatagaaatgaattcctaaactcccttccctctcccctgtttcaggaattaaaattaagtagaacaaccccccccaaaaaaaaaatcaccagagcAATCAGATGAAGTATGCAGAGTTAG
Protein-coding sequences here:
- the LOC133765050 gene encoding DNA topoisomerase 1-like; amino-acid sequence: MEGLTAKVFRTYNASITLQQQLKELTAPDENIPAKILSYNRASRAVAILCNHQRAPPKTFEKSMMNLQSKIDAKKEQLADAWRDLKSAKADAEVMKDAKTKKVVESKKKAVQRLEEQLLKLEVQATGREENKQIALGTSKLNYLDPRITVAWCKKWGIPIEKIYNKTQREKFAWAINMADEDYEF